A genomic segment from Salvia splendens isolate huo1 chromosome 13, SspV2, whole genome shotgun sequence encodes:
- the LOC121760740 gene encoding probable xyloglucan endotransglucosylase/hydrolase protein 27 has protein sequence MGGLTFIGAVIMFTAAMISSAESSITTFSKAFKPLYGEANIVSYEDEGSVEIAMDETTSSGFHSKQMYTQGYFETSLKLPDSYTAGVVVTFYSSNNQKYPYRHDEIDFEFLGGGKWSLQTNFYGEGHVERGREERYDLWFDPSEDFHRYAILWGPERITYYVDRVPIRHVNKAPSIREEFPSKEMRLYATIWNGSDWATGGGKYKMDMSYGPFIAKYSGFVMNGCPFNETAQDCRDYGMGLTRVERLKMNGFRRRWMTYSYCYDKKRYPLALPDCVFNRNELRHLHKLHPKTFGSN, from the coding sequence atgggagGTTTAACTTTCATAGGCGCAGTCATTATGTTCACCGCTGCAATGATCTCCTCAGCCGAATCATCGATAACGACATTCAGCAAAGCGTTCAAACCACTTTACGGCGAGGCCAACATCGTCTCCTACGAGGACGAGGGCTCTGTCGAGATCGCCATGGACGAGACAACGAGCTCCGGCTTCCACTCAAAGCAAATGTACACGCAGGGCTACTTCGAGACCTCGCTGAAGCTGCCGGACAGCTACACCGCCGGCGTGGTCGTCACCTTCTACTCCTCCAACAACCAGAAGTACCCCTACCGCCACGACGAGATCGATTTCGAGTTCCTCGGCGGCGGAAAGTGGTCTCTCCAGACAAACTTCTACGGCGAGGGCCACGTGGAGCGAGGGAGGGAGGAGAGGTACGACCTGTGGTTCGACCCGTCCGAGGATTTCCACCGCTACGCGATCCTGTGGGGCCCGGAGCGGATCACGTACTACGTCGACCGCGTCCCGATCCGGCACGTCAACAAGGCTCCTTCCATTCGGGAGGAGTTTCCTTCAAAGGAGATGAGGCTTTACGCCACCATTTGGAACGGGTCGGATTGGGCCACGGGTGGGGGGAAGTATAAAATGGATATGAGTTATGGGCCGTTCATCGCCAAGTATTCGGGCTTCGTGATGAACGGGTGCCCGTTTAATGAAACGGCCCAAGACTGCCGTGACTATGGGATGGGTTTGACGAGggttgagagattgaagatgaatgGCTTCAGGAGGCGTTGGATGACTTACTCTTACTGCTATGACAAAAAGCGTTATCCCCTTGCTTTGCCTGACTGCGTTTTTAATCGCAATGAATTGCGACATCTCCACAAGCTTCATCCAAAAACGTTCGGATCCAATTAA
- the LOC121760741 gene encoding uncharacterized protein LOC121760741 has product MNVIRKVNVDISLVDLFTNFPRFSKFFKDMMANKEKLQDEGIVALSTNCSQLISGIMPTKRRDPGGCIIPCEIGNTIFTKCLLDQGSGISLMALKTARAIGLEERMEPIDIALQLADHSIVKL; this is encoded by the coding sequence atgaatgtgattAGAAAGGTGAATGTAGACATCTCATTGGTGGATCTTTTCACCAATTTCCCGAGATTCTCCAAGTTCTTCAAAGACATGATGGCGAACAAGGAGAAACTTCAGGATGAGGGGATTGTGGCATTGAGCACGAATTGCTCACAGCTGATATCTGGAATCATGCCGACGAAGAGAAGAGATCCAGGAGGTTGCATCATACCATGTGAAATTGGTAACACGATTTTCACAAAGTGTTTATTGGACCAAGGTTCAGGGATCTCACTGATGGCATTGAAAACTGCTCGTGCCATTGGTTTGGAGGAAAGAATGGAGCCTATTGACATCGCTCTACAATTGGCTGATCACTCCATAGTGAAGCTGTAA